From Pseudopipra pipra isolate bDixPip1 chromosome 9, bDixPip1.hap1, whole genome shotgun sequence, a single genomic window includes:
- the EFCAB7 gene encoding EF-hand calcium-binding domain-containing protein 7 isoform X3, protein MASSPRNNASLSAQKATQAEYSQGKKSQHTEEANFYMNCRAAYLTVLKSSLENIRSREQLSLVLQQAGRNPSQKTINKYWTSQTTALNFDDFCAILKQEKPVTKTELLEAFGKIDTDKTGYILHDELYKILTTRGDKMTWDEVNAITKQADFNCSGKLDYSKFCELYLSTREQSCRTARERLEVDSRLRQQQFGNQAENSSEGIPLPVPKPSPRISKKTDHKLPKADSRAPSRPSSAHSGRASTCPAVSVGSSSNRSTKLIEPDTMKEWQCAQSKGCFYLEEDGEIISHKYRVHFPQRSSVCVTIKPLNVPQVEGRSCHWLSVDTALFILKENETQENLQLVSFTEVQNKEMFGWKGELGSGNYWLLPFTTGCRLRKGRTQVTGEAKLVYRDEDGELALTKDFRAALLDIFETIDLDGNGLLSLEEYNFFELRTSGEKCDEEAWAVCKENFEMKKNELTRQGFLDLNLMEAMDREGDPSDLWVTLLSLGYNKALEMTEACPFVIDIYAERCKPRIKAMCLEAGGSQLSRAVCRAVVNKGEPKVLDGSENTVVHTYKSGRRITSVIENKSENKVIIHVNNEQSKNCLNNRGLTVFAVEVAPKSMMFSFVDLLS, encoded by the exons ATGGCCAGCAGTCCCAGGAATAACGCTTCCCTCTCCGCTCAGAAAGCCACACAGGCGGAATATTCCCAAGGGAAGAAGTCCCAGCATACAGAAGAAGCAAACTTCTACATGAACTGCAGAGCAGCTTATCTGACTGTTCTGAAAAGCAGCTTGGAAAATATCAGATCCAGAGAACAGCTCAGCCTAG TACTTCAACAGGCTGGAAGAAATCCATCTCAGAAGACCATTAATAAATATTGGACTTCACAAACAACTGCACTGAATTTTGATGATTTTTGTgctattttaaaacaagaaaagccAGTTACAAAAACTGAGCTGCTCGAAGCATTTGGAAAAATAGACACAGATAAAACTGGATATATTCTACATGATGAACTCTATAAAATCCTTACAACA AGAGGTGATAAAATGACTTGGGATGAAGTGAATGCAATTACTAAACAGGCTGATTTTAACTGCAGTGGCAAACTTGATTACAGCAAG TTTTGTGAGTTGTACCTGAGcaccagggagcagagctgcaggactgCCCGGGAGAGGCTGGAAGTTGACAGTAGGTtgaggcagcagcagtttgggaaTCAGGCTGAAAATTCCTCGGAAGGGATCCCACTGCCAGTGCCAAAACCATCGCCCAGAATCTCCAAGAAAACTGATCACAAACTACCAAAAG CTGACAGCAGAGCTCCTTCAAGGCCCTCATCAGCCCATAGTGGCAGAGCTTCCACTTGCCCCGCTGTCAGTGTGGGTTCCAGCAGCAACAGGAGCACAAAGCTAATTGAGCCCGACACAATGAAG GAATGGCAGTGTGCACAATCCAAAGGCTGCTTCTACTTGGAAGAAGATGGTGAAATCATCAGTCACAAGTACAGGGTGCACTTCCCTCAGAGGTCCTCAGTTTGTGTCACCATCAAGCCTTTAAATGTTCCCCAGGTAGAAG gaAGATCTTGTCACTGGTTGTCAGTGGATACAGCTTTATTTATTCTGAAGGAGAATGAAACCCAAGAGAATCTACAGCTTGTGAGCTTTACTGAAGTACAAAACAAAGAG ATGTTTGGCTGGAAAGGGGAGCTTGGATCTGGGAATTACTGGCTGCTCCCGTTCACAACAGGCTGCAGGCTGAGGAAGGGGAGAACACAAGTTACTGGAGAAGCAAAACTGGTGTATAGGGATGAAGATGGAGAGCTGGCTCTCACCAAAGACTTCAG aGCTGCTTTATTGGATATATTTGAAACAATAGATTTGGATGGGAATGGCCTCCTGAGTCTGGAGGAATACAACTTCTTTGAGCTGAGAACTAGTGGAGAGAAGTGTGATGAGGAAGCATGGGCTGTGTGTAAAG AGAATTTTGAGATGAAGAAGAATGAACTCACGAGACAAGGATTCCTGGATTTGAATCTCATGGAAGCCATGGACCGGGAAGGGGATCCCAGTGACCTCTGGGTCACTCTGTTGTCCCTGGGCTACAACAAGGCCTTAGAAATGACAGAG GCCTGTCCCTTTGTCATTGACATCTATGCAGAGAGATGCAAACCCCGAATTAAAGCCATGTGTCTGGAGGCAGGgggctcccagctcagcagggcTGTTTGCAGGGCCGTGGTGAATAAAGGAGAGCCCAAAGTACTGGATGGCTCTGAGAACACTGTGGTGCACACCTACAAATCAGGCAGGAGAATCACTTCTGTTATTGAAAATAAG TCTGAAAACAAAGTGATTATTCATGTCAACAATGAGCAGAGTAAGAACTGCCTAAATAACAGGGGACTTACAGTTTTTGCTGTAGAAGTGGCACCAAAATCCATGATg TTTTCTTTTGTAGATCTTTTATCATGA
- the EFCAB7 gene encoding EF-hand calcium-binding domain-containing protein 7 isoform X1, with the protein MASSPRNNASLSAQKATQAEYSQGKKSQHTEEANFYMNCRAAYLTVLKSSLENIRSREQLSLVLQQAGRNPSQKTINKYWTSQTTALNFDDFCAILKQEKPVTKTELLEAFGKIDTDKTGYILHDELYKILTTRGDKMTWDEVNAITKQADFNCSGKLDYSKFCELYLSTREQSCRTARERLEVDSRLRQQQFGNQAENSSEGIPLPVPKPSPRISKKTDHKLPKADSRAPSRPSSAHSGRASTCPAVSVGSSSNRSTKLIEPDTMKEWQCAQSKGCFYLEEDGEIISHKYRVHFPQRSSVCVTIKPLNVPQVEGRSCHWLSVDTALFILKENETQENLQLVSFTEVQNKEMFGWKGELGSGNYWLLPFTTGCRLRKGRTQVTGEAKLVYRDEDGELALTKDFRAALLDIFETIDLDGNGLLSLEEYNFFELRTSGEKCDEEAWAVCKENFEMKKNELTRQGFLDLNLMEAMDREGDPSDLWVTLLSLGYNKALEMTEACPFVIDIYAERCKPRIKAMCLEAGGSQLSRAVCRAVVNKGEPKVLDGSENTVVHTYKSGRRITSVIENKSENKVIIHVNNEQSKNCLNNRGLTVFAVEVAPKSMMVCQHVVPLNEQEEWVYNCVHSLVR; encoded by the exons ATGGCCAGCAGTCCCAGGAATAACGCTTCCCTCTCCGCTCAGAAAGCCACACAGGCGGAATATTCCCAAGGGAAGAAGTCCCAGCATACAGAAGAAGCAAACTTCTACATGAACTGCAGAGCAGCTTATCTGACTGTTCTGAAAAGCAGCTTGGAAAATATCAGATCCAGAGAACAGCTCAGCCTAG TACTTCAACAGGCTGGAAGAAATCCATCTCAGAAGACCATTAATAAATATTGGACTTCACAAACAACTGCACTGAATTTTGATGATTTTTGTgctattttaaaacaagaaaagccAGTTACAAAAACTGAGCTGCTCGAAGCATTTGGAAAAATAGACACAGATAAAACTGGATATATTCTACATGATGAACTCTATAAAATCCTTACAACA AGAGGTGATAAAATGACTTGGGATGAAGTGAATGCAATTACTAAACAGGCTGATTTTAACTGCAGTGGCAAACTTGATTACAGCAAG TTTTGTGAGTTGTACCTGAGcaccagggagcagagctgcaggactgCCCGGGAGAGGCTGGAAGTTGACAGTAGGTtgaggcagcagcagtttgggaaTCAGGCTGAAAATTCCTCGGAAGGGATCCCACTGCCAGTGCCAAAACCATCGCCCAGAATCTCCAAGAAAACTGATCACAAACTACCAAAAG CTGACAGCAGAGCTCCTTCAAGGCCCTCATCAGCCCATAGTGGCAGAGCTTCCACTTGCCCCGCTGTCAGTGTGGGTTCCAGCAGCAACAGGAGCACAAAGCTAATTGAGCCCGACACAATGAAG GAATGGCAGTGTGCACAATCCAAAGGCTGCTTCTACTTGGAAGAAGATGGTGAAATCATCAGTCACAAGTACAGGGTGCACTTCCCTCAGAGGTCCTCAGTTTGTGTCACCATCAAGCCTTTAAATGTTCCCCAGGTAGAAG gaAGATCTTGTCACTGGTTGTCAGTGGATACAGCTTTATTTATTCTGAAGGAGAATGAAACCCAAGAGAATCTACAGCTTGTGAGCTTTACTGAAGTACAAAACAAAGAG ATGTTTGGCTGGAAAGGGGAGCTTGGATCTGGGAATTACTGGCTGCTCCCGTTCACAACAGGCTGCAGGCTGAGGAAGGGGAGAACACAAGTTACTGGAGAAGCAAAACTGGTGTATAGGGATGAAGATGGAGAGCTGGCTCTCACCAAAGACTTCAG aGCTGCTTTATTGGATATATTTGAAACAATAGATTTGGATGGGAATGGCCTCCTGAGTCTGGAGGAATACAACTTCTTTGAGCTGAGAACTAGTGGAGAGAAGTGTGATGAGGAAGCATGGGCTGTGTGTAAAG AGAATTTTGAGATGAAGAAGAATGAACTCACGAGACAAGGATTCCTGGATTTGAATCTCATGGAAGCCATGGACCGGGAAGGGGATCCCAGTGACCTCTGGGTCACTCTGTTGTCCCTGGGCTACAACAAGGCCTTAGAAATGACAGAG GCCTGTCCCTTTGTCATTGACATCTATGCAGAGAGATGCAAACCCCGAATTAAAGCCATGTGTCTGGAGGCAGGgggctcccagctcagcagggcTGTTTGCAGGGCCGTGGTGAATAAAGGAGAGCCCAAAGTACTGGATGGCTCTGAGAACACTGTGGTGCACACCTACAAATCAGGCAGGAGAATCACTTCTGTTATTGAAAATAAG TCTGAAAACAAAGTGATTATTCATGTCAACAATGAGCAGAGTAAGAACTGCCTAAATAACAGGGGACTTACAGTTTTTGCTGTAGAAGTGGCACCAAAATCCATGATg GTCTGTCAGCACGTGGTGCCCCTGAACGAGCAGGAGGAGTGGGTTTATAACTGTGTGCACTCCCTTGTCCGTTAA
- the EFCAB7 gene encoding EF-hand calcium-binding domain-containing protein 7 isoform X2 — protein MASSPRNNASLSAQKATQAEYSQGKKSQHTEEANFYMNCRAAYLTVLKSSLENIRSREQLSLVLQQAGRNPSQKTINKYWTSQTTALNFDDFCAILKQEKPVTKTELLEAFGKIDTDKTGYILHDELYKILTTRGDKMTWDEVNAITKQADFNCSGKLDYSKFCELYLSTREQSCRTARERLEVDSRLRQQQFGNQAENSSEGIPLPVPKPSPRISKKTDHKLPKADSRAPSRPSSAHSGRASTCPAVSVGSSSNRSTKLIEPDTMKEWQCAQSKGCFYLEEDGEIISHKYRVHFPQRSSVCVTIKPLNVPQVEGRSCHWLSVDTALFILKENETQENLQLVSFTEVQNKEMFGWKGELGSGNYWLLPFTTGCRLRKGRTQVTGEAKLVYRDEDGELALTKDFRAALLDIFETIDLDGNGLLSLEEYNFFELRTSGEKCDEEAWAVCKENFEMKKNELTRQGFLDLNLMEAMDREGDPSDLWVTLLSLGYNKALEMTEACPFVIDIYAERCKPRIKAMCLEAGGSQLSRAVCRAVVNKGEPKVLDGSENTVVHTYKSGRRITSVIENKSENKVIIHVNNEQSKNCLNNRGLTVFAVEVAPKSMMVCQHVVPLNEQEEWVYNCVHSLGS, from the exons ATGGCCAGCAGTCCCAGGAATAACGCTTCCCTCTCCGCTCAGAAAGCCACACAGGCGGAATATTCCCAAGGGAAGAAGTCCCAGCATACAGAAGAAGCAAACTTCTACATGAACTGCAGAGCAGCTTATCTGACTGTTCTGAAAAGCAGCTTGGAAAATATCAGATCCAGAGAACAGCTCAGCCTAG TACTTCAACAGGCTGGAAGAAATCCATCTCAGAAGACCATTAATAAATATTGGACTTCACAAACAACTGCACTGAATTTTGATGATTTTTGTgctattttaaaacaagaaaagccAGTTACAAAAACTGAGCTGCTCGAAGCATTTGGAAAAATAGACACAGATAAAACTGGATATATTCTACATGATGAACTCTATAAAATCCTTACAACA AGAGGTGATAAAATGACTTGGGATGAAGTGAATGCAATTACTAAACAGGCTGATTTTAACTGCAGTGGCAAACTTGATTACAGCAAG TTTTGTGAGTTGTACCTGAGcaccagggagcagagctgcaggactgCCCGGGAGAGGCTGGAAGTTGACAGTAGGTtgaggcagcagcagtttgggaaTCAGGCTGAAAATTCCTCGGAAGGGATCCCACTGCCAGTGCCAAAACCATCGCCCAGAATCTCCAAGAAAACTGATCACAAACTACCAAAAG CTGACAGCAGAGCTCCTTCAAGGCCCTCATCAGCCCATAGTGGCAGAGCTTCCACTTGCCCCGCTGTCAGTGTGGGTTCCAGCAGCAACAGGAGCACAAAGCTAATTGAGCCCGACACAATGAAG GAATGGCAGTGTGCACAATCCAAAGGCTGCTTCTACTTGGAAGAAGATGGTGAAATCATCAGTCACAAGTACAGGGTGCACTTCCCTCAGAGGTCCTCAGTTTGTGTCACCATCAAGCCTTTAAATGTTCCCCAGGTAGAAG gaAGATCTTGTCACTGGTTGTCAGTGGATACAGCTTTATTTATTCTGAAGGAGAATGAAACCCAAGAGAATCTACAGCTTGTGAGCTTTACTGAAGTACAAAACAAAGAG ATGTTTGGCTGGAAAGGGGAGCTTGGATCTGGGAATTACTGGCTGCTCCCGTTCACAACAGGCTGCAGGCTGAGGAAGGGGAGAACACAAGTTACTGGAGAAGCAAAACTGGTGTATAGGGATGAAGATGGAGAGCTGGCTCTCACCAAAGACTTCAG aGCTGCTTTATTGGATATATTTGAAACAATAGATTTGGATGGGAATGGCCTCCTGAGTCTGGAGGAATACAACTTCTTTGAGCTGAGAACTAGTGGAGAGAAGTGTGATGAGGAAGCATGGGCTGTGTGTAAAG AGAATTTTGAGATGAAGAAGAATGAACTCACGAGACAAGGATTCCTGGATTTGAATCTCATGGAAGCCATGGACCGGGAAGGGGATCCCAGTGACCTCTGGGTCACTCTGTTGTCCCTGGGCTACAACAAGGCCTTAGAAATGACAGAG GCCTGTCCCTTTGTCATTGACATCTATGCAGAGAGATGCAAACCCCGAATTAAAGCCATGTGTCTGGAGGCAGGgggctcccagctcagcagggcTGTTTGCAGGGCCGTGGTGAATAAAGGAGAGCCCAAAGTACTGGATGGCTCTGAGAACACTGTGGTGCACACCTACAAATCAGGCAGGAGAATCACTTCTGTTATTGAAAATAAG TCTGAAAACAAAGTGATTATTCATGTCAACAATGAGCAGAGTAAGAACTGCCTAAATAACAGGGGACTTACAGTTTTTGCTGTAGAAGTGGCACCAAAATCCATGATg GTCTGTCAGCACGTGGTGCCCCTGAACGAGCAGGAGGAGTGGGTTTATAACTGTGTGCACTCCCTT GGTAGCTGA